One Aegilops tauschii subsp. strangulata cultivar AL8/78 chromosome 2, Aet v6.0, whole genome shotgun sequence genomic window, cacttcacctttgccttttcttcgccttcttcccgtatgtatctttgtttgtgtttccatgttccttctatttgcttgcatctttgcttgctaaaatctattgatatggatccacttaaagtgttctacttggattatcttcgatccttatgcgctcgtgctgaaaccccaactagcctagttgatgggaaatctttagacgagcatgctcattttgtgcgtcatcgtttgtctgaaaaggggaagctcttatgggatcaaataaatagtttgctatactatgcttggaatctttgtgaaatttatgactttacttgttgctctaagaaccctaaaaaacaccttccctacctatgtgagtttaatgataatgaaatcttatcttcttatggaaagggtgtttatagttactatgatatcgaacaaattgaaggatttgtcgtttttaagggtgctcatgaagttgcttctttgattgaaaagtatgatattactctctacaattctgaaaattccgacatacttaaatattgctatgaaaactatgctcataatgcctatgttaaggaatttattgagagaatgactgTTGCTTTGAAATAAAATAATGATATGTACGAATCTacagataattatgattccgatgatttgattgaaataccccttgatgaacatgatgcttgctattcttgtggccatgatgccaatattgatgaagacgaatttgctatagttccttatgttaaacatgagattgttgctattgcacccatacatGATAGTttcttcgatgaaaagcatgattgcaataatcttattataaattctcttgatgtcaattgtgctaatagtatgcaaaaccctaagcttggggatgctagttttgctatgtctactactggttgcaatgatcatgattggggtgattcttcttatgatcttgaaaatttatttaagccccatgatgaatatgagattgataatagtgtttgcaataatattaaaagtgggtttggagagttcatgactttagttaatgataatcccactattttggaagagtgtcaactttgcatacatgtggatcgtgttaagaatatgttttgtgatagttatattgttgaatttgcttatgatcctacatgtaattattatgagagaggaaaatatggttgtagaaattttcatgttactaaattacctctcgttatgttgagattgctattgttttttaccgcttccttgcatatgctagtttttgcttgccttgataatttgtttgcctataagatgcctatgcataggaagtatgttagacttagatgtgattctcatatgctacatgatgctctcttcgtgtttcaattgctatctttcatgtgagcatcattgaatttatcaatgcctagctaggggcgttaaacgatagcgcttgttgggaggcaacccaattttattttgttccttgctttttgttcctgtttagtaataaataattcatctagcctctgtttatatgtatttttatgtttcaattagtgtttgtgccaagtagaacctttgggaagacttgggtgaagtctttatgatcttgatgtaaaaaacagaaactttagcgctcacgagattagccgccattttttactggagagtgcttttaggttgattatttttgcagatgattaatagaccaattcctcacgtccaacaatttattatagaatttttggagttacataagtatacttTTGATAcatattgctacagactgttctgtttttgacagattctgtttttgtgtgttgtttgcttattttgatgaatctatggctagtatcgggaggtatgaaccatagagaagttggaatacagtaggtttaacaccaataaataatgatttcattacagtaccttaaagtggtgatttgttttcttatactaacggagctcatgagattttctgttgagttttgtgttgtgaagttttcaagtttggggtaaagatttgatggatttcggaataaggagtggcaagagcctaagcttggggattcccaagtcaccccaaggtaaaaattcaaggacaaccaaaagcctaagcttggggatgccccggaaggcatcccctctttcgtcttcgtctatcggtaactttacttgaggctatatttttattcaccacatgatatgtgtttttcttgaagcatcttgtatgatttgagtctttgctttttagtttaacacaatcatccttgatgtacacaccttttgggagagacacacatgaatcggagtttattagaatactctatgtgcttcacttatatcttttgagctagataattttgctctagtgcttcacttatatcttttagagcacggtggtggttttattttatagaaattcttgatctctcatacttcacttatattattttgatagtcttttagaacagcatggtagttttctttggctataaaattagtcctaatatgataggcattcaagatgggtatgataaaaactttcatatagagtgcattaaaaactatgataaatttgatacttgataatagttttgagatataaaggtggtaatgttagagtcacgctagttgggtaattgtgaaattgagaaatacttgtgttaagttggcaagtcccgtagcatgcacgtatggtaaacgttgtgtgacaaatttgaagcatggggtgttctttgagtgctttccttatgagtggcggtcggggacgagcgatggtattttcctaccaatctatccctctaggggcatgcgtagtagtactttgcttcgagggctaataaacttttgcaataagtatatgagttctttatgactaaggtgagtccatggatcatacgcactcttacctttccgcaatttgctagcctctacgatatcgtgcattgccctttctcaccttgagagttggtgcaaacttagccgtgcatccaaaccccgtgatacgatacgctctatcacacataagcatccttatatcttcctcaaaacagccaccatacctacctattatggcatttccatagccattccgagatatattgccatgcaactttccaccgttccgtttattatggcacgctccatcattgtcatattgctttgcatgatcatgtagttgacatcgtatttgtggcaaagccactttcATAATTTTTGCATACATGttactcttgattcattgcatatcccggtacaccgccggaggcattcacatagagtcatatttttgttctagtatcgagttgtaacatTGAGTTATGAGTgcataaaagtgtgatgatcatcattagagcattgtcccatgtgatgaaagaaaataaaaaaaggaggccaaagaagcccaaaaaatgagagagaaagagagaaggggcaatgctactgtCCTTTTTCCAcgcttgtgcttcaaaatagcaccatgatcttcatgatagagaatctcttgttttgtcactttcatatactagtgggaatttttcattatagaacttggcttgtatattccaacgatggtcttcctcaaatgccctaggtcttcgtgagcaagcaagttggatgcacacccacttagttttcagtctgagatttcatacacttatagctctagtgcatccgttgcatggcaatccctactcctcgcattgacatcaattgatgggcatctccatagcccgttgattagccgcgtcaatgtgagactttcttatttttttgtcttctctcataacccctaTCATCGTATGCTATTCCAAATaaagtgctatatccatggcttgcgctcatgtattgcgtaagggttgaaaaggttgaagcgcgttaaaaagtatgaaccaatttctcGGCTTGTCGTCGGGGTTATGCATAATGGGAGAATTTTGTATGACAAAattgaagcatggccaaactatatgattttgtagggatgagctttctttggctatgttattttgataagacataattgcttggctagtatgcttgaagtattactattcttatgtcaatattgaacttttatattgaatcttttggatctgaacattcatgccacaataaagaaaattacattgaaaattatgctaggtagcattccacatcaaaaattctgtttttatcatttacctactcgaggacgagcaggaattaagcttggggatgcttgatacgtctccaccgtatctataatttttgattgttccatgctattatattatctattttagatgtttaatgggctttattatgcacttttatattatttttgggactaacctattaatcgaaggcccagtgcaaattgctgtttttttgcctatttcagtgtttcgcagaaaaggaatatcaaacggaatccaaacggaatgaaacctccgcGAGGATCGTTTtcggaacaaacgcaatccaggagatttggagtggacgtcaaggaagcaacgaggcggccacgaggtagggaggcgcgcccagggggtaggcacggcccccaccctcgtgggcccctcgtggctccaccgacctacttccttcgcctatatatactcatataccctgaaaacatccgagagcaccacgaaaccctatttccaccgccgcaaccttctgtacccatgagatcccatcttggggccttttccggcgctccaccggagggggaatcgatcatggagggcttctacatcaacaccatggcctctccgatgatgcgtgagtagtttaccacaggccttcgggtccatagttattagctagatggcttcttatctctctttggatctcaatacaaagttctcctcgattctcttggagatctattcgatgtaattatttttgcggtgtgtttgtcgagatccgttGAATTGtcggtttatgatcaagattatctatgaacaatatttgattcttctctgaattcttttatgcatgatttgatatctttgcaagtctcttcgaattatgaatttggtttggcctactagattgatctttcttgcaatgggagaagtgcttagctttgtgttctatcttgcggtgtcctttcccagtgacagcaggggcaacaaggcacgtattgtattattgccatcgaggataaaaagatggtgtttatatcatattgcttgagtttatccctctacatcatgtcatcttgcctaatgcgttactctgttcttatgaacttaatactctagatgcatgctggatagcggtcgatgtgtggagtaatagtagtagatgcagaatcgtttcggtctacttgtcgcggacgtgatgcctatatacatgatcatgcctagatattctcataactaggcgcttttctatcaattgctcgacagtaatttgttcacccactgtaaattatgctatcttgagagaagccactagtgaaacctatggcccccgggtctatcttccatcatattattttcctatcaatttgctatttctgccgctgtttattttgcaatctttactttccaatctatacaacaaaaataccaaaaatatttatcttattatctttatcagatctcacttttgcaagtggccgtgaaggaattgacaaccactttatcgcattggttgcaaggttcttatttttttgtgcaggtacaaggcgacttgcgtgtaacctcctactggattgataccttggttctcaaaaactgagggaaatacttatgctactttgttgcatcaccctttcctctttaagggaaaaccaacgcatgctcaagaggtagcacgtaCATGTTGcaaaaaattccagaaactttcggttcacaaaaaacacatctaaccagaggctagaacaaaaatttattcctaaacataagcaaaatgctaaaaactaaaaataaaattgggttgcctcccaacaaactctatcgtttaatgcccctagctaggcataaaagcaaggatagatctaggtattgccatctttggtgggcaattcttcaataagacatctatcatccttcagagtttatttctttttattaattatcaaacttttaggcacaggatcaaaaaattcatttgtagcaaatggttccttaatgatagcaaaaagattcggatgaatacttatagatttgagatccgcagtttccttactagaggatttaTCCTTacttttaggaacatacataagcttggcaattttagttggaggacttggagtattctttacggaagaaaaagcggttcccaagttggtaatgataccctcaaggttatcgattctagtggaatctcgatttattctttcattaactatgggttccttctccttaatatttttcaaagtgactcctactttagatccatattgggtaatttggttgtggatctttttatccagattttcaattaactctacggtagcaactttattttcaataatttcaagtctttgcattacatgctccaaagttaacaaagttccattaaccaaaagaggtggtgagccaaacaaatctatcatagcattataagagtcaaaagtatggctacccaagaagttccctccggtaatggtgtcaagaatatatctataccaaggattagcgcctacataaaaattgcagagaagaacggaagtagattacttcctggtagatctattttgagcattggaaattctataccaagcgtcttttaaattttctccctccctttgtttaaaattgagaacttcattttcgggagacaacggagaagataaaggactagccatgacaacaaggcaagcaaaagaaaaagaggcgaacgaaaaagagggcgaataaaacggcaagggtgaagtgggggagaggaaaacgagaggcaaatggaaaataatgtgcgggagataagggtttgtgatgggtacttggtatattgacttttgcgtagacctccccggcaacggcgccagaaatggctcgttgtcgggagtccaaatcttgacttgaccttgcgtaagcctccctggcaacggcgccagaaatccttcttgctacctcttgagcactgcgttggttttcccttgaagaggaaagggtgatgcagcaaagtagcgtaagtatttccctcagtttttgagaatcaaggtatcaatcctgtaggaggctacgcgcgagtccctcgcacctacaaaacaaataaatcctcgcaaccaacgcgataagtggttgtcaatccctacacggtcacttacgagagtgagatctgatagatatgataagataatatttttggtatttttatgataaagatgcaaagtaaaataaaagcaacggaaataactaagtgttgaaagattaatatgatggaaaatagacccgggggccataggtttcactagtggcttctctcaagagcataagtattttacggtgggtgaacaaattactattgagcaattgacagaattgagcatagttatgagaatatctaggtatgatcatgtatataggcatcatgtccgagacaagtagaccgactcctgcctgcatctactactattactccacacatcgaccgctatccagcatgcatctagagtattaagttcataagaacagagtaacgctttaagcaagatgacatgatgtagagggataaattcatgcaatatgataaaaaccgcatcttgttatcctcgatggcaacaatacaatacgtgccttgctgcccctactgtcactgggaaacgacaccgcaagattgaacccaaagttaagcacttctcccattgcaagaaagatcaatctagtaggccaaaccaaactgataattcgaagagacttgcatagataaccaatcatacagaaaagaattcagaagattcaaatattgttcatagataaacttgatcataaacccacaattcatcggtctcaacaaacacaccgcaaaagaagattacatcgaatagatatccacgagagagggggagaacattgtaatgagatccaaaaagagagaggaagccatctagctaataactatggacccgaaggtctgaggtaaactactcacacttcatcggagaggctatggtgttgatgtagaagccctccgtgatcgatgccccctccggcggagctctggaacaggccccaagatgggatctcgtgggtacataaggttgcggcggtggaattaggtttttggctccgtatctaatcgtttgggggtacgtaggtatatataggaggaaggagtacgtcggtggagcaacgtggggcccacgagggtggagggcgcgcctgggggggtaggcgcaccccctacctcgtggcttcctggtagctttcttgacatagggtccaagtcctctggatcatgttcattcggaaaatcatgttcccgaaggtttcattccgtttggactccgtttgatattctttttcttcgaaactctgaaataggcaaaaaaacaacaattctgggttgggcctccggttaataggttagtcccaaaaataatataaaagtgaataataaagcccaataatgtccaaaacagaagataatatagcatggagcagtcaaaaattatagatacgttggagacgtatcaaacaccGTCGCCCCGGCCAAGCCGAAGTACATGCACTGGTCGGAGTGCCCAGTCGCGTGGACCCGGGAAGACCACCCGGCTGTCATGCTGAACCCGGGTGGCTATGCCCTCGTCCTCAACCGCATCGTCGTTGCGCCCCGGCGCACGTGCAAGTTCTCCCGGGTCCTCatcggcggcagcagcagcatcaaaatcctctaccgcgacaccatgaccaagctcggcctcgAGGACAAGGATCTGGAGTCGACCCGGACGATCTTTCACGGCATCGTTCCCGGCCTCTCCTGCTCTCCGATCGGTTGCGTCCGGCTCGACGTCCTGTTCGGCGACAGCAACCACTTCCAACGCGAGCCgctctggttcgaggtggtggacctgtccagcGCATACCACGCGCTGCTGGGCCGGCCCGCGCTCGCCAaattcatggcggtcccccactacgcctacctgaagatgaagctgcCGGGTCCGAAGGGCCTCATCACCATCACCGGCGACTACCGCAAGTCCCTGGAGTGCGCACGAGACGGCGCCAAACTGGCCGAGTCGCTGGTCATCGCCGAGGAGCGGCGCTAGCTCGACCGGATCATCGCCCTGGCCAACGAGACGTCGGCCACACCGGTTCCGGCTGAGGAGCCGGCCGGCGAGGCCTCgttcaagccctccaaggagaccaagaaagtgaagctgaaccaagaagaccccagctgcagcaagtacgttgtcgtgggcacccgcctcgacagcaaataggaaggcgagctcgtcgacttcctccgtgagaatcgggatatttttgcatggaccccaaaggacatgtcgggtatcccgaggaagtacgctgagcacaaactccacgtctgcaaggacgccaagcctgtccATCAACCCCTACGACGTTTctccgaagagaagagaagaaccatttgtcggggatataccccgcggtatgacccggccggaagtatgacctgGCCGGGCTTGGCGGTTTCATTAGTAACCCGCCGGAGTGGCGATTCACGAGCCTAGCGACTCACGGATGGCCTTCACGGCAGGTCCGacagaagactaggcccaaggcccagaaggccggctcatgttatggtgggccggtttatgaggaaagcataaggaatattctcctaccaaGGAAGCAAGGCTAGGACTCCAATTGTAATAGAgcaatcctaatcctactaggactagtcatgtaacccgccccttcaacatatataaggaggggcagggctccccaaagaagggacaagcaacaagaaacaatctctagggctagacacaaagagccggcttaccggcgactctcgcatgagcataatgagacctagccacaaacagcatgtagggctattaccggatgatgtttcccggggcccgaagctgtctaaatccttgtcttgtgttgcgtctctcgattccggccaacccctctcaagctaccgcatagatgcgttggcctcacgactaagtccttacactaggacatctgccgtgacaattccacgacagttggcgcccaccatggggcctgcgcacgatggtgttgagttcttggagggatctctcctAGGGATCGAGGAGCTCGCAAATTTCTGGATGAAAAAGAGTCGGGCTGTATGCGTCGCCATCGTGTCATCTCAATCCGCCGAGTCCGAGACGAGATCTTCTGCACGAGGTGATTTATCTGCCATGTTACTACTCCGAGGCCAACTGGAGTTCAAGCGATCCGTCCGACCAAAGATTCCGCCGAGTTGCCGCAGTCGCGCTAGTCCTTGTTGTTCTACCGAGTTGTTGTAGCGTCAATAGTGGCTGCCGCTCACGAGGGAATCAAGTCCCGAGGCAAACATCAAATCTGCCGCTGCTGCTTTGCTCGTGAAGACCAAAATCAACCCATCAACTACTACTCCATTATCCTCGGTGATGTGTGAAGGCACTAGTAAAAAGTTGCTCAGCCCGTTAAAAAAAAGGGGACGCGGATGTGGATCCGTCCAAACCAACCACAACCTGCGGCTGACTTCGCTCCGCCTCTGTTGCAAATCCGCCGGCCGTTCCTGGTTCTACTTAATCTGGTAGATGTGTGTCCAGCTAAGGTTCCTCCCGGTTGATcaataaaaaagaaaaaggaaagggcAGCTAAGGGGAATCTGAAACCGGAAGAAGTACATGCATACAAGGGCAAATCAGTCGGCCCATACTCCGTGAAAAAAGGAATTGCTCTAGAACTGACAAATATTGACTGCGCTTTGCCTCCGTCGGACTCGCCGCACGCGCTCCACCTCGTCTCGCCTGTGCCAGCAAGCTGCTTCTGCTGCCGTTTGCCTCCAATGGCCTCTACTGCTTCTGTTAGGGCCGGCCCTGAGCCGCCCCGTCTCTTGCGCCTTCCAGTGCGGCCTCTCCGGTGAGTCACCGAGCCCCTCCATTTGGATCTTCACATTGCCGGTTCTCCGTTGCGGCTGTTTGCCTCGTCAGCGCCCTTCGGCTGCATCTGTTTTCAAGCCGCCCCGGGCCGGCCCTACCTCGCGCCATCCCCACGGCCTCGAGCCGCCGCCTCCACAGCCCTGCCTGGTCGCGTCCGCCCGCGGCCGCATGCACCAGCCTCCTACGACCCGGCTGCGCTGCCCTCACCTCCGCATTGTTGACGGATCGCCGCTGAACCGCCATTCGCCTGAGTCGCCGATGTCGCCAGGGTTGACCTTGTTTCCGCCTTGCCACGAGCCCACCTCGCCTGCGCGCTCTGCTGGCTCATACCACTGCGCGCCCCGTCCGTGCAATTCGCAGCCCCTACCGAGCCGACTCACCCCGTCGATGTGAGTAGCCTGCGCTGGTCTCCGCCTCCGCCTTGAGCCACCTCCGGGAGCCGCTTCTGCCGAACGACGGCGGCTCATTTTTTCACTCGGTCCAAGCAGCTATGGATTCACATCCACTGCAAGTCGCCACAGCTTCAGGCCTGGCCCCGCGTTGTTTCATCGCGCCTCTCGCGCACCTCTGCCATCCGTGCTTCGAGGCTGGCTGTCCCGCCTCCGTCGCTCGAGGCCTCTCCTC contains:
- the LOC109761240 gene encoding uncharacterized protein encodes the protein MTKLGLEDKDLESTRTIFHGIVPGLSCSPIGCVRLDVLFGDSNHFQREPLWFEVVDLSSAYHALLGRPALAKFMAVPHYAYLKMKLPGPKGLITITGDYRKSLECARDGAKLAESLVIAEERR